A region of the Candidatus Poribacteria bacterium genome:
TCTGTTGAATATGCCATAATAGACACATTCTATTACAAAATACAAAAAATGTCTTTTTAATTCTAATGGACACTATAAATGAGTTTAGGCAAAGATTTTACCAAAGCAGTTCGGAAAATATTCCGTGAGACTTGGAATACCCGAAAGGGCAGAAAAGTCCCTGAGCCAAAAGAGTTAGGGTTAGGCAATAACGCCGTAGAGTTAGACGGAACCATTCTTTATGCGGACCTTGACGATTCTACAAACCTCGTGGATTCCTACAAATCGAAATTCGCAGCTAAGATATATAAGGCATATCTCAGTTGTGCTGCTAAAATCATACGGTCTGAGGATGGTATCATCACTTCTTACGACGGCGATCGTATCATGGCAGTGTATATCGGAGACGAAAAAGACACGCGTGCCGCCCGTTCAGCACTAAAAATAAATTACACAGTTACCGAAATTATCAATCCTATTCTAAAGAAACGCCATCCCAAAACGAAGTACCGTGTTAAACAGGTTGTGGGTATTGATACCAGCAAACTATTCGTAGCGCGCACTGGAATACGAAAATCAAATGACCTTGTTTGGGTTGGACGTGCAGCTAATTACGCAGCGAAATTGTGTTTGGGCTCATCACGGCACCCTTCACGCCTGACTAAAGCGGTATACGATAAATTGAGTGATTCAGTTAAGTATGTGGATGATGATAAAAGAACACCCATGTGGAAAAAGGCTACATGGAATAATATGATAATTTATCGTTCGACTTGTATTTGGCCAATATAAGTAAGCTACGTCATCACCCGACTGAAGCGATTAGAAAACTGTCTGACTCACCATCACATTGGAGGATACGTCCCCTTCAATCCGCGTAACCCACACCATCCGTATAATCAGCGATTCTGACAAGCACTCATCTATGGTGTTCACACCTCAGACAGGATCCATAATTT
Encoded here:
- a CDS encoding adenylate/guanylate cyclase domain-containing protein, which codes for MSLGKDFTKAVRKIFRETWNTRKGRKVPEPKELGLGNNAVELDGTILYADLDDSTNLVDSYKSKFAAKIYKAYLSCAAKIIRSEDGIITSYDGDRIMAVYIGDEKDTRAARSALKINYTVTEIINPILKKRHPKTKYRVKQVVGIDTSKLFVARTGIRKSNDLVWVGRAANYAAKLCLGSSRHPSRLTKAVYDKLSDSVKYVDDDKRTPMWKKATWNNMIIYRSTCIWPI